One genomic region from Proteus vulgaris encodes:
- a CDS encoding FliC/FljB family flagellin produces the protein MAQVINTNYLSLVTQNNLNKSQGALGSAIERLSSGLRINSAKDDAAGQAIANRFTSNVNGLTQAARNANDGISIAQTTEGALNEINNNLQRIRELTVQAKNGSNSESDIKSIQEEVGERLKEIDRISEQTQFNGVKVLSGEKEKMTVHVGTNDKEKIEFELKKVDSKTLKVDELEVGAEAFGGVKASDLTAKTAAELAPADADGKVAADLGKITVDYKGHTNTDATIKSASVDKNGQHYITAELEDADGNKKDVTFKADMKVTNPAAATDAKTIEFSSLKEVEVATADDVTKAEAKAEAQLKTLDDAINTVDGMRSSLGAIQNRFESTINNLNNTVNNLSAARSRILDADYATEVSNMSRGQILQQAGTSVLAQANQVPQTVLSLLR, from the coding sequence ATGGCACAAGTCATTAATACCAACTATCTATCTCTGGTAACTCAAAACAACCTGAACAAATCTCAGGGAGCTTTAGGAAGTGCAATCGAGCGTCTGTCTTCTGGTCTACGTATCAACAGCGCTAAAGACGATGCAGCGGGTCAAGCGATTGCTAACCGTTTCACTTCAAACGTAAATGGTCTAACTCAAGCAGCACGTAATGCGAACGATGGTATCTCTATCGCTCAAACTACTGAAGGTGCACTGAACGAAATCAACAACAACTTACAACGTATCCGTGAGTTAACAGTTCAAGCGAAAAACGGTTCTAACTCAGAATCAGATATCAAATCAATCCAAGAAGAAGTTGGCGAGCGTTTAAAAGAAATCGACCGTATTTCTGAACAAACTCAATTCAACGGCGTTAAAGTACTGAGCGGCGAAAAAGAAAAAATGACCGTTCACGTTGGTACTAACGACAAAGAAAAAATTGAATTTGAACTGAAAAAAGTTGACAGCAAAACGCTGAAAGTTGACGAATTAGAAGTTGGTGCAGAAGCATTTGGTGGTGTTAAAGCTTCTGATTTAACTGCTAAAACTGCTGCTGAATTAGCTCCAGCTGATGCTGATGGTAAAGTTGCTGCTGACTTAGGTAAAATCACTGTAGATTACAAAGGTCACACTAATACTGACGCAACTATCAAATCTGCAAGTGTTGATAAAAATGGTCAACATTACATCACTGCAGAACTTGAAGATGCTGATGGTAACAAGAAAGATGTTACGTTTAAAGCTGACATGAAAGTGACTAACCCAGCTGCAGCTACAGATGCTAAAACTATTGAGTTCTCTTCTCTGAAAGAAGTTGAAGTTGCAACTGCTGATGACGTAACTAAAGCAGAAGCTAAAGCAGAAGCTCAACTGAAAACTTTAGATGATGCAATCAACACTGTTGACGGTATGCGTTCTTCTTTAGGTGCGATTCAAAACCGTTTTGAATCAACTATCAATAACCTGAACAACACTGTTAACAACTTATCTGCTGCACGTAGCCGTATCTTAGATGCTGACTATGCAACAGAAGTTTCTAACATGAGCCGTGGTCAAATCCTGCAACAAGCTGGTACTTCAGTACTTGCTCAAGCAAACCAAGTACCACAAACTGTTCTGTCTCTGTTACGTTAA
- the fliD gene encoding flagellar filament capping protein FliD has translation MAGIASLGVGSGMPLSQTLAQLEAAENKRLEPLDKQMKSYEAQITAYGKIRSQLDKLQKASEDLKKFDKIVATKVDDEFDAFKVTTDGKASVGNYTVSVKKLAHAQTLKSIPVNNVKSQIGETLGAGKTRTLVITQPGEKEPLRIELTDEQTSMIELRDAINKKEGNVSASIVKAEDGVNHLILTSRKEGTDSMMTIKVEGDEELNKFLSNSPDADSAPHTSGMKQIVAANNAQLTINGIDIERQTNEIKDAPEGIVLNLKKTTDNNKEGVDKPEIVTVARDIEPMKKAIKAWTDAYNELSKTYKDLTKYTQVEKGEESAKDNGVLLGDSTSRMIMSELKSFVTSSQNTSDIDTLNKMGIKFKVDGTLEIDNKKLDEALKEKPANVKEFFMGDGKETGFGTQTYNYLKKTLQSNDGTLDIATDGVKKRKKTLDKQIKNTERNIAATMERYKNQFQQLDKMVNSMTNSSASIGRLLM, from the coding sequence ATGGCTGGTATTGCTTCACTAGGCGTGGGCTCAGGGATGCCTCTTAGCCAAACATTGGCACAATTAGAGGCGGCGGAAAATAAACGCCTTGAACCCCTAGATAAACAGATGAAAAGCTACGAAGCGCAAATTACCGCTTACGGTAAGATCCGTAGCCAACTTGATAAATTACAGAAAGCTTCTGAAGATTTAAAAAAATTCGATAAAATTGTTGCCACGAAAGTTGATGATGAGTTTGATGCTTTTAAAGTGACTACTGACGGTAAAGCTAGTGTAGGTAACTATACTGTTTCAGTAAAAAAACTTGCTCATGCACAAACATTAAAATCAATTCCAGTTAATAACGTAAAAAGCCAGATTGGAGAAACGTTAGGTGCAGGTAAAACACGCACATTAGTAATAACCCAACCTGGTGAGAAAGAACCTTTACGCATTGAACTAACCGATGAACAAACTTCAATGATTGAATTGCGTGATGCAATCAATAAAAAAGAAGGTAATGTTTCTGCTTCAATCGTTAAAGCTGAAGATGGTGTTAACCATTTGATCCTGACTTCTCGTAAAGAGGGTACGGATTCAATGATGACGATTAAAGTTGAAGGTGATGAAGAACTAAATAAGTTCTTATCTAATTCACCCGACGCGGATAGTGCACCACATACATCAGGTATGAAACAAATCGTTGCTGCAAATAATGCACAGTTAACGATCAATGGTATTGATATTGAGCGTCAGACCAATGAGATAAAAGATGCCCCTGAAGGTATTGTTTTAAATCTAAAGAAGACGACGGATAACAATAAAGAAGGTGTTGATAAACCTGAAATAGTGACTGTTGCTCGTGATATTGAGCCAATGAAAAAAGCCATTAAGGCTTGGACTGACGCTTACAATGAGTTAAGTAAAACGTATAAAGATCTCACCAAATATACCCAAGTTGAAAAAGGTGAAGAGTCGGCAAAAGACAACGGTGTGTTATTAGGTGATAGTACTAGCCGTATGATTATGTCTGAGCTAAAAAGCTTTGTGACTAGTTCACAAAATACCTCAGATATAGATACCCTAAATAAAATGGGGATTAAATTTAAAGTCGATGGCACATTAGAAATCGACAATAAAAAACTGGATGAAGCGTTAAAAGAAAAACCGGCTAACGTGAAAGAGTTTTTTATGGGTGATGGTAAAGAGACCGGTTTTGGTACACAAACCTATAATTACCTAAAGAAAACCCTGCAATCTAATGATGGTACTTTAGATATTGCCACTGATGGCGTAAAAAAACGCAAAAAAACATTAGATAAGCAAATTAAAAATACGGAACGCAATATTGCGGCTACGATGGAACGTTATAAAAACCAGTTCCAACAGTTAGATAAAATGGTCAACTCCATGACTAACTCCAGTGCCTCAATTGGCCGTCTATTAATGTAA
- the fliS gene encoding flagellar export chaperone FliS — protein MYQQSASKMYAQIDVESEILNATPYQLIQILFNGALSALRRALILMEQGNIAGKGENISKAINIIGNGLKQGLDKEKGGELAENLELLYDYMVNQLLDANLKNNPEKIHEVIKLLTEISDAWQQIGTQINSY, from the coding sequence ATGTATCAACAATCAGCCAGTAAAATGTATGCTCAAATCGACGTTGAAAGCGAGATTTTAAATGCCACGCCTTACCAGCTGATCCAGATCCTATTTAATGGGGCGCTTAGCGCCCTTCGCCGTGCTTTAATCTTAATGGAGCAAGGAAATATCGCTGGTAAAGGCGAAAATATTTCTAAAGCCATTAATATTATTGGTAACGGATTAAAACAAGGTTTGGATAAAGAGAAAGGAGGCGAGCTTGCAGAGAATCTGGAGCTCCTTTATGACTATATGGTTAATCAGCTACTCGATGCTAACTTAAAAAATAATCCAGAGAAAATTCATGAAGTCATCAAGCTCTTAACTGAAATTTCTGATGCTTGGCAACAAATCGGCACACAGATTAATTCTTATTAA
- the fliT gene encoding flagellar protein FliT: protein MDIMAAYEQVLKSSEQMLTLAKDQQWDKLIEMEMDYLKSVESITKMIKPADGELRLQQRLTDMLKKILENENETRNLLRARLDELGILIRQTEQEQRVQNSYGQFTEHSYYPDLNLK from the coding sequence ATGGATATTATGGCGGCTTACGAGCAGGTTTTAAAATCAAGTGAGCAAATGTTAACGCTTGCCAAAGATCAGCAATGGGACAAGCTGATAGAAATGGAAATGGATTATTTAAAAAGCGTAGAAAGTATCACTAAGATGATAAAACCTGCTGACGGTGAGCTGAGACTACAACAACGCCTCACGGATATGCTAAAGAAAATCTTAGAAAACGAAAATGAGACGCGAAATTTATTACGGGCTCGTCTAGATGAGCTTGGTATATTAATAAGACAGACTGAACAAGAGCAGAGGGTACAAAATAGCTATGGTCAGTTTACAGAACATAGTTATTATCCTGATCTCAATCTTAAATAA
- a CDS encoding GNAT family N-acetyltransferase, whose amino-acid sequence MNWILKSFSQLTTDELYAILALRNQVFICEQQCAYQDLDGIDQNTLHLFAKEENNQKLIAYARLLPQGIAFKEASIGRVIVAQNQRGSGIAHQLIKEAIATTCRQFNTHTIKIMAQAYLVSFYQSHGFVIDSETYLEDNIPHIDMVLVQSVQSM is encoded by the coding sequence ATGAATTGGATTTTAAAATCATTCTCACAACTCACGACAGATGAGCTTTACGCCATTTTGGCATTAAGAAATCAGGTTTTTATTTGTGAACAGCAATGTGCTTATCAAGATCTGGATGGGATAGATCAAAATACATTGCACTTGTTTGCCAAAGAAGAAAATAACCAGAAACTTATTGCTTATGCACGTCTGTTGCCTCAAGGCATCGCATTTAAAGAAGCCTCAATAGGGCGGGTGATTGTTGCTCAAAATCAGCGGGGAAGTGGTATTGCGCATCAGTTAATAAAAGAGGCGATTGCAACTACGTGCCGTCAATTTAATACCCATACAATAAAAATAATGGCACAGGCATATTTAGTTTCATTTTATCAATCACATGGTTTTGTTATCGATTCAGAAACGTATCTTGAAGACAACATTCCACATATTGATATGGTTTTAGTGCAATCTGTACAATCTATGTAA
- a CDS encoding DUF6500 family protein, which translates to MRKSLQQKIIQICNDKISAKGEGVGLSFYAFFANKNDNPELLMEAATWWIMTHKLDHFEKAVKIKKMIQSEMDCDA; encoded by the coding sequence ATGAGAAAATCACTACAACAAAAAATAATTCAAATATGTAATGACAAGATTTCAGCTAAAGGAGAGGGCGTGGGATTATCTTTTTATGCTTTTTTCGCAAATAAAAATGACAACCCTGAATTATTAATGGAAGCTGCAACATGGTGGATTATGACACATAAATTGGATCACTTTGAAAAAGCAGTAAAAATAAAGAAAATGATCCAATCAGAAATGGATTGTGATGCTTAA
- a CDS encoding GlpM family protein — protein MGLLVKALIGAFVVVLIAVLSKSRHYYIAGLVPLFPTFALIAHYIVGSERSIEALRTTIIFSLWAVIPYMVYLISLYVMINYVKLFTALATAVICWVIAAWLLIQLWNKFHG, from the coding sequence ATGGGATTACTGGTTAAAGCACTGATAGGTGCGTTTGTCGTGGTATTAATCGCCGTTTTATCGAAATCTCGCCATTACTACATTGCGGGATTGGTTCCGTTATTTCCCACTTTCGCACTTATTGCACACTATATTGTGGGCTCTGAACGCTCTATTGAAGCGTTACGCACCACCATTATTTTTAGCCTGTGGGCTGTTATTCCTTATATGGTTTATCTAATTTCACTCTATGTGATGATCAACTATGTAAAATTATTTACGGCACTGGCTACGGCAGTGATTTGCTGGGTTATTGCTGCTTGGTTACTTATTCAATTATGGAACAAATTTCATGGATAG
- a CDS encoding DUF2933 domain-containing protein → MWELLRDNWFILMLLLCPLMHLFMHKHHHGENSSHDCCKNKEETTATEKKKTHLDA, encoded by the coding sequence ATGTGGGAACTTCTAAGAGATAATTGGTTTATTTTGATGTTATTACTTTGTCCGTTAATGCACCTCTTTATGCATAAACATCATCATGGCGAAAACAGTTCACATGATTGTTGTAAGAATAAAGAAGAAACAACGGCAACAGAAAAAAAGAAAACACATTTAGATGCTTAA
- the fliE gene encoding flagellar hook-basal body complex protein FliE: MSIPAIESVLDKMQIQTLQASNIAKPQPVQAGFATQLVQAVGKINETRVNATNKVQAFTLGTPGVELNDVMVDMQKSSISLQMGVQVRNKLVAAYQEIMSMQV; encoded by the coding sequence ATGTCAATTCCAGCTATTGAAAGTGTTCTGGATAAAATGCAAATCCAGACTTTGCAAGCATCCAATATTGCGAAACCCCAGCCAGTACAAGCAGGATTTGCAACTCAGCTTGTTCAAGCCGTAGGTAAAATTAATGAAACTCGTGTGAATGCAACCAACAAAGTTCAAGCGTTTACCTTAGGTACACCGGGTGTTGAATTAAACGATGTGATGGTGGATATGCAAAAATCCAGTATCTCATTACAAATGGGCGTACAAGTACGTAATAAACTGGTAGCCGCTTATCAAGAAATAATGAGTATGCAGGTGTAG
- the fliF gene encoding flagellar basal-body MS-ring/collar protein FliF → MNAEKTDVVNQNKGFNAIINRIKADPKIPLIIAGSAAIAIFVAAFLWLQSPDYKVLYSNLSDKDGGEIVTQLTQMNVPYRLSQNGTAIMVPDNQVHELRLKLAQAGLPKGGAAGFELLDKEKFGISQFSEQINYQRALEGELARTIETLGPVQNARVHLALPKPSLFVREQKSPSASVTVGLLQGRALDEGQINAIVHIVASSVAGMPDSSVTIVDQSGKLLTQPDAMGRDLNSTQLKYVQELENRYQQRIETLLGPIVGRGNVHAQVTAQVDFSHTEETAEEYKPNQPPNQAAVRSKQLSQSEQNGGMLAGGVPGALSNQPVAPPQAPIEAPKAQEGEKTDDANATGTGTNRTLTRNPNSNSRLDETTNYEVDRRIRHIKRPVGNVERLSVAVIVNYKTVEDKKEAAEGEEPIVETKLVPLTDEQIQQIEGLVREAMGYSQERGDSLSVVNSQFNDIEEKVITVPVWENPEILAKALDLGRWLLLVIIAWILWRKLVKPQLEKRREAEVAAQKAVLKTKLQVKDDVDEAELDDEARRKQARKRVSAELQSQRIREMAEKDPRVVAMVIRQWMSKEQ, encoded by the coding sequence ATGAATGCCGAAAAAACCGACGTTGTGAACCAGAATAAGGGTTTTAACGCCATTATTAACCGGATAAAAGCCGATCCGAAAATTCCGCTCATTATTGCGGGTTCGGCGGCTATTGCCATTTTTGTTGCTGCATTTTTATGGTTACAAAGCCCTGATTATAAAGTGCTTTATAGTAATCTTAGCGATAAAGACGGTGGCGAAATTGTCACACAGTTAACACAGATGAATGTACCTTATCGCTTGTCACAAAATGGCACGGCGATTATGGTGCCTGACAATCAGGTTCATGAATTACGCCTGAAACTCGCGCAAGCGGGACTTCCAAAAGGCGGCGCTGCCGGTTTTGAACTGTTAGATAAAGAAAAGTTCGGGATCAGCCAATTTAGTGAACAGATTAACTATCAACGTGCACTTGAAGGTGAGCTTGCTCGCACTATCGAGACATTAGGTCCTGTACAAAATGCTCGTGTTCATTTAGCACTACCAAAGCCATCTCTTTTTGTTCGTGAACAGAAATCCCCTTCTGCATCCGTTACGGTGGGTCTTTTACAGGGTAGAGCGCTGGATGAAGGTCAAATTAATGCCATCGTGCATATCGTTGCGAGCAGTGTTGCGGGCATGCCCGACAGCAGTGTGACCATCGTTGATCAAAGCGGTAAATTATTGACACAACCTGATGCAATGGGTCGTGACCTTAACTCTACCCAACTGAAATATGTTCAAGAGCTAGAAAATCGTTACCAGCAACGCATTGAAACGTTATTAGGCCCAATTGTAGGTCGTGGAAATGTTCATGCACAGGTGACGGCTCAAGTTGATTTCTCTCATACCGAAGAAACAGCGGAAGAGTACAAACCAAACCAGCCGCCAAACCAAGCCGCTGTACGTTCAAAACAGTTGAGCCAAAGTGAGCAAAATGGTGGCATGTTAGCTGGCGGTGTTCCTGGTGCATTATCTAATCAGCCTGTTGCTCCACCTCAAGCGCCTATTGAAGCACCAAAAGCGCAAGAAGGTGAGAAAACAGATGACGCCAATGCAACGGGTACGGGCACGAATCGCACATTAACGCGTAATCCAAACAGCAATAGCCGTTTAGATGAAACAACCAACTATGAAGTTGATCGCCGAATTCGCCATATCAAACGTCCAGTCGGTAATGTTGAGCGTCTTTCTGTCGCTGTTATTGTGAACTACAAAACAGTTGAAGATAAGAAAGAAGCGGCTGAAGGCGAAGAGCCTATTGTTGAAACTAAACTTGTTCCGCTAACTGATGAACAAATTCAGCAAATTGAAGGGCTTGTTCGTGAAGCGATGGGCTATTCCCAAGAACGTGGTGACTCTTTAAGTGTCGTAAACTCGCAGTTCAACGATATTGAAGAGAAAGTGATCACTGTTCCAGTATGGGAAAATCCAGAAATTCTGGCGAAAGCATTAGATTTAGGTCGCTGGTTATTACTTGTCATCATCGCATGGATCTTATGGCGCAAACTGGTGAAACCACAGCTTGAGAAACGCCGTGAAGCTGAAGTTGCGGCACAGAAAGCTGTACTGAAAACCAAGCTACAAGTTAAAGATGATGTTGATGAAGCAGAATTAGATGACGAAGCAAGACGTAAACAAGCACGTAAACGTGTGAGTGCCGAATTGCAGAGCCAACGTATCCGTGAAATGGCAGAGAAAGATCCTCGTGTCGTCGCAATGGTAATTCGTCAATGGATGAGTAAAGAGCAATGA
- the fliG gene encoding flagellar motor switch protein FliG, which translates to MSNNLTGTEKSAVMLLTLGEDRAAEVFKHLSTREVQQLSIAMSSMRHISNQQLIDVMASFEEDAVQYAALNVNANDYLRSVLVKALGEERANNLLDEISETRETTTGIETLNFMEPQMAADIIRDEHPQIIATILVHLKRGQAADILALFDEKLRNDVMLRIATFGGVQPSALAELTEVLNNLLDGQNLKRSKMGGVRTAAEIINLMKSQQEENVITAVRDYDGELAQKIIDEMFLFENLIDIDNRSIQRILQEVESDSLVVALKGCDQELRDHFLNNMSQRAAEIMRDDLSSRGPVRMSQVEAEQKAILLVVRKLAETGEVVLHGGDDTYV; encoded by the coding sequence ATGAGTAATAACTTAACTGGAACCGAAAAAAGCGCCGTTATGTTACTAACACTCGGTGAAGACCGAGCGGCGGAAGTATTTAAACATCTAAGTACACGCGAAGTTCAACAGCTGAGTATTGCAATGTCATCAATGCGTCATATCTCAAATCAGCAATTGATTGATGTTATGGCAAGCTTTGAAGAAGACGCAGTTCAATACGCAGCATTGAACGTCAATGCGAACGATTATTTACGCTCTGTTCTGGTTAAAGCCTTGGGTGAAGAACGTGCGAATAATCTATTAGATGAGATCTCTGAAACTCGTGAAACAACAACGGGTATCGAGACACTTAACTTTATGGAACCACAAATGGCTGCCGATATTATCCGCGACGAACATCCGCAGATTATCGCAACTATCTTGGTTCACCTCAAACGGGGTCAAGCGGCAGATATTCTTGCCCTGTTTGATGAGAAATTACGTAATGACGTGATGTTACGTATCGCAACATTTGGTGGTGTTCAGCCGTCAGCATTAGCAGAGTTAACTGAAGTACTGAATAACCTGCTTGATGGTCAAAACCTCAAACGCAGTAAAATGGGTGGTGTTCGTACTGCTGCTGAAATCATCAACTTGATGAAGAGCCAGCAAGAAGAGAATGTCATCACTGCGGTTCGCGATTACGACGGCGAATTGGCACAAAAAATTATCGACGAAATGTTCCTGTTCGAAAATCTTATCGATATCGACAACCGTTCTATCCAGCGCATTCTACAGGAAGTGGAATCCGACTCCTTGGTTGTGGCATTGAAAGGATGCGATCAAGAGCTGCGCGATCACTTCCTCAACAATATGTCGCAACGTGCTGCTGAGATCATGCGTGATGACTTGAGTTCTCGCGGCCCTGTTCGCATGTCTCAAGTGGAAGCAGAGCAGAAAGCAATTCTGCTTGTGGTACGCAAATTAGCAGAGACTGGAGAGGTTGTTCTTCATGGAGGAGACGATACCTATGTCTGA
- the fliH gene encoding flagellar assembly protein FliH, whose product MSDKHTDTNWKPWVPKELTDWALTVEETTEDEKEVEKQEKEVVQQQKVLEQINMLDDMKDKAQKLGHAEGFEAGKNQGYQEGYQAGLQSGIEEGIRQGIAQQSPLINEWQGLLAEFRHSLNGLDSVIASRLMQIALTAAKEVLGQPAVCDGSALLAQITLMLQQEQMFSNNPQLRVNPKHIPQIEKELGDSLSAHGWKVVADNSIHVGGCRVVTNDGDLDATIATRWHELCRLAAPEAL is encoded by the coding sequence ATGTCTGATAAACATACTGATACTAACTGGAAGCCTTGGGTTCCAAAAGAACTCACTGATTGGGCATTAACTGTCGAGGAAACGACAGAAGACGAAAAGGAAGTCGAAAAACAGGAAAAAGAAGTCGTTCAGCAACAGAAAGTTCTTGAGCAAATTAATATGCTTGATGACATGAAAGACAAGGCCCAGAAATTGGGCCACGCTGAGGGCTTTGAGGCAGGGAAAAACCAGGGTTATCAGGAAGGCTATCAGGCTGGATTACAATCAGGTATTGAAGAAGGTATTCGCCAAGGCATTGCTCAACAATCACCATTAATTAATGAATGGCAAGGATTATTGGCTGAGTTTAGGCACTCTTTAAATGGGTTAGACAGTGTTATTGCTTCACGTTTAATGCAAATCGCCCTCACAGCAGCAAAAGAAGTTTTAGGTCAGCCTGCTGTTTGTGATGGTTCTGCATTACTGGCGCAAATAACCTTAATGTTGCAACAAGAACAAATGTTCTCAAACAACCCACAGTTAAGAGTTAACCCAAAACATATTCCACAGATTGAAAAAGAGCTGGGTGATTCACTTTCTGCTCATGGTTGGAAAGTGGTTGCCGATAACAGTATTCATGTTGGTGGATGCCGTGTTGTGACAAATGATGGCGATCTCGATGCCACGATTGCAACTCGTTGGCATGAGCTTTGTCGTCTTGCTGCTCCGGAGGCGTTGTAA
- the fliI gene encoding flagellar protein export ATPase FliI encodes MTARLGRWLEKLSDAEARLNKIPRVRQYGRLTRATGLVMEAKGLVMPLGSTCLIERTIGKTVEEVESEVVGFNGSQMLLMPLQEVEGLTPGARVYAQATPGGENEGRQLPLGDALLGRVLDGSGYPLDGLPPPDTGYRAPLITPPINPLQRTPITDVLDVGVRAINSLLTVGRGQRMGLFAGSGVGKSVLLGMMARFTQADVIVVGLIGERGREVKDFIENILGTEGLARSVVVAAPADVSPLLRMQGASYATRIAEDFRDRGKHVLLIMDSLTRYSMAQREIALAVGEPPATKGYPPSVFAKLPALVERAGNGVDGGGSITAFYTVLTEGDDQQDPIADSARAILDGHIVLSRSLAESGHYPAIDIEASISRAMTSLIDKTHYRRVQVFKQLLSSYQRNRDLINVGAYAAGSDPMLDKAIALYPSLAKFLQQDIQEQCSYQSACEQLNQLITVN; translated from the coding sequence ATGACAGCAAGATTAGGGCGTTGGTTAGAAAAACTCAGTGATGCAGAAGCGCGTTTAAATAAAATTCCGCGTGTACGTCAATATGGTCGTTTAACCAGAGCAACAGGTTTAGTCATGGAAGCTAAGGGGCTTGTTATGCCCCTTGGCTCTACGTGTTTAATAGAACGTACCATTGGTAAAACTGTTGAAGAAGTTGAAAGTGAAGTCGTTGGGTTCAACGGTAGCCAAATGTTGTTAATGCCTTTACAGGAAGTCGAGGGATTAACACCGGGTGCCCGTGTTTATGCACAGGCAACTCCGGGTGGTGAAAACGAAGGTCGCCAATTGCCTCTTGGTGATGCGCTGTTAGGGCGTGTTTTAGATGGCTCTGGTTATCCTTTAGATGGTTTACCACCACCAGATACCGGTTATCGCGCACCCCTGATCACACCGCCTATCAACCCGCTACAACGTACTCCTATTACTGATGTATTGGATGTGGGCGTGCGTGCAATCAACTCACTGTTAACGGTGGGTCGTGGTCAGCGTATGGGGCTTTTTGCAGGCTCTGGTGTGGGTAAGAGTGTGCTATTAGGCATGATGGCGCGTTTTACTCAGGCAGATGTGATTGTTGTTGGATTAATTGGTGAACGTGGACGTGAAGTTAAAGACTTTATCGAAAATATTCTCGGTACTGAAGGCTTAGCGCGCTCTGTGGTTGTAGCAGCACCTGCTGACGTATCACCACTTCTTCGTATGCAAGGTGCTTCTTATGCAACACGTATTGCTGAAGATTTTCGTGATCGCGGAAAACACGTCTTACTGATTATGGATTCACTTACACGTTACAGTATGGCTCAACGTGAAATTGCCCTTGCCGTAGGCGAACCGCCTGCAACCAAAGGCTATCCGCCTTCTGTCTTCGCTAAATTGCCAGCGCTGGTCGAACGTGCGGGAAATGGTGTTGATGGTGGTGGCTCTATCACGGCTTTCTATACTGTTTTAACGGAAGGTGATGATCAGCAAGATCCAATTGCAGACTCCGCGCGTGCGATTTTAGATGGCCATATCGTGCTTTCGCGTTCTCTTGCAGAATCTGGGCACTACCCTGCTATCGATATCGAAGCATCTATTAGCCGTGCAATGACGTCACTGATTGATAAAACACATTATCGTCGTGTGCAAGTGTTTAAACAGCTTTTATCGAGTTATCAACGTAACCGCGATTTAATTAACGTAGGTGCTTATGCTGCGGGCAGTGATCCTATGCTTGATAAAGCGATTGCTCTTTATCCGTCCCTCGCGAAGTTCTTACAACAAGATATCCAAGAGCAATGCAGTTATCAAAGTGCATGTGAGCAACTTAATCAACTGATCACAGTAAACTAA
- the fliJ gene encoding flagellar export protein FliJ codes for MREQSPLVTLRELAQTAAEQAAIQLAQVRQSHQQMEQQLNMLIGYQDEYRVRLNETLNLGGMSSASWQNYQQFLKTLELTIEQHKQQLQHWQAQLDLATEQWREKQQRLNAFETLEQRAEDSRKRHLDRIEQKQMDEYAQRSTLRRTT; via the coding sequence ATGCGGGAGCAGTCACCTTTAGTGACACTGAGAGAACTGGCACAGACAGCGGCTGAACAAGCCGCTATTCAACTGGCTCAGGTCCGGCAGAGTCATCAACAAATGGAACAGCAACTCAATATGTTGATTGGGTATCAGGATGAATACCGTGTACGTCTAAATGAAACGTTAAATTTAGGGGGGATGTCGTCAGCATCGTGGCAAAACTACCAACAATTTCTCAAAACGCTCGAATTGACTATCGAACAACATAAACAACAACTTCAACATTGGCAGGCGCAACTTGATCTTGCAACTGAACAATGGAGAGAAAAACAGCAACGACTCAATGCATTTGAGACTTTGGAGCAACGCGCTGAAGATAGCCGTAAGCGACATCTTGATCGTATTGAACAGAAACAAATGGACGAGTACGCACAGCGTAGTACTTTACGGAGAACAACTTGA